A single Methanospirillum lacunae DNA region contains:
- the pyrB gene encoding aspartate carbamoyltransferase has protein sequence MRHYISIRDLDRNQIDHLIDRAARIAVYGADAQPLKRKILGLLFFEPSTRTRMSFESAMLRLGGSCMNLGGVEVSSMAKGETLADTIRVVSGYADTIVLRHPKVGAARLASEFADVPVINGGDGAGQHPSQTLIDLYTIHQSMPLDRIKIGLVGDLMYGRTTHSLAYALTRYNAEIHAISPKGLGLPESLKHDLREAGCEVIEHDSIEEIIRDLDVLYVTRFQRERFPDPASFFDVAASYRITPSLLQGVKDNLILLHPLPRVDEIDPAVDSLPYARYFQQARNGVPVRMAMLLEVMQ, from the coding sequence ATGAGACATTATATTTCAATCAGAGATCTGGATCGTAATCAGATTGATCACCTGATAGACAGGGCAGCCAGAATCGCTGTTTACGGTGCTGATGCACAGCCGCTCAAACGAAAAATTCTCGGGCTCCTCTTTTTTGAACCAAGTACCAGGACACGAATGTCGTTTGAATCCGCAATGCTGCGTCTTGGAGGATCATGCATGAACCTTGGCGGTGTTGAGGTCAGTTCGATGGCAAAGGGTGAGACACTTGCTGATACTATCAGGGTTGTCAGCGGGTATGCTGATACAATCGTCCTCAGGCATCCAAAAGTCGGGGCCGCAAGACTTGCAAGTGAATTTGCAGATGTACCGGTCATTAACGGCGGTGACGGGGCTGGTCAGCACCCATCTCAAACACTCATTGATCTGTATACAATTCACCAGTCCATGCCCCTCGACCGGATAAAGATAGGGCTCGTCGGAGATCTGATGTACGGCCGGACTACTCATTCTCTTGCGTATGCGTTAACCAGGTACAATGCCGAGATACATGCAATCTCCCCAAAAGGGCTCGGATTGCCAGAGTCACTCAAGCATGATCTCAGAGAAGCAGGGTGTGAAGTCATCGAACATGATTCAATCGAGGAGATCATCCGTGACCTTGACGTACTGTACGTAACGAGGTTCCAGCGCGAACGATTCCCTGACCCTGCCTCATTTTTCGATGTGGCGGCAAGCTACCGGATAACGCCATCTCTCCTTCAGGGCGTGAAGGACAACCTGATCTTGTTACATCCCCTTCCCCGGGTTGATGAAATAGATCCGGCTGTTGACTCACTTCCCTATGCACGGTACTTTCAGCAGGCACGAAATGGTGTACCGGTCAGGATGGCAATGCTCCTGGAGGTGATGCAATGA
- a CDS encoding 6-hydroxymethylpterin diphosphokinase MptE-like protein: protein MRYEDWEPLYHEICEYFSFDPDDDERAAHVAVDLSSSDATSDLVNLISGHPVTVCGNAPCLKSQVQADNITGVVIAADAAASVLLSCGVRPVVIVTDLDGIDEYAIDLNNKGTIMVVHAHGDNIPRIKTWVPKFTGPLILTTQGRPFKNIHNFGGFSDGDRAVYMARDCGASAIHLLGFDCDDQSVTPVKKGKLIWARRLLSEIGYDC from the coding sequence GTGAGGTATGAAGACTGGGAACCACTCTACCACGAGATATGTGAGTACTTTTCTTTTGATCCTGATGACGATGAACGGGCAGCGCATGTAGCCGTCGATCTTTCATCATCAGATGCAACCAGTGACCTTGTAAACCTGATATCCGGACATCCGGTTACCGTATGTGGTAATGCCCCCTGTTTAAAGAGCCAGGTACAGGCAGATAACATAACTGGCGTGGTTATTGCTGCAGATGCCGCTGCCAGCGTCCTGCTCTCATGCGGAGTGAGACCAGTTGTCATTGTCACTGATCTCGATGGGATTGATGAGTATGCGATTGATCTCAACAATAAAGGGACGATTATGGTCGTTCATGCACATGGTGACAATATACCCCGGATTAAAACATGGGTCCCTAAATTTACAGGCCCTTTGATCCTTACGACTCAAGGGCGACCTTTTAAGAATATCCACAATTTTGGTGGTTTTTCAGACGGAGATCGAGCGGTATACATGGCCCGCGATTGTGGGGCGTCTGCAATACATCTTCTAGGGTTTGATTGTGATGATCAGTCTGTTACACCAGTAAAAAAGGGAAAATTAATCTGGGCACGCAGACTTCTCTCTGAAATTGGATATGACTGCTGA
- a CDS encoding radical SAM protein: MTAEAWIIDGYVDEPACLGVPPYISPYIRTVAGVLISHGFSVRYCTIDQVRGDHTFLTRADRSDIVVMIAGVTVPGKYLGGTPAGYTDIRQIGSSLRNPTTYLGGPVLFGSSPGGGMKAMRQEEFGFDQLLQGSPATALDSILNGSNSVASHSYSVEDEWAIAGAGIVRDHPLFPYVLCELETSRGCSHAESGGCSFCTEPFYGKPVYRDITGIQAEVQALSDHGVRHFRLGRQPDLLTYQAGPGEFPVPRPEILEELFTGIRTAAPEIQTLHIDNINPGTIARHPDASREALSVIVKGHTPGDVAAFGMETADPAVVKANNLKADPDMVMEAVRIVNEVGVSRDNGVPHLLPGLNFICGLAGETSDTYRLNREFLERIMRENLLVRRVNIRQLMPFEGTRAWSEHALPVDERLFRQFKEDVRKRFDLPMLKMVYPVMTVLRDVIIEESGDTSFGRQLGSYPILVGIPLKIPVKAILNVVIVDHGMRSVTGLPWPVPINDLPAKVIKWIPGLPKSAQARILAKRPFNTLESLEKATGVRLQPDLFVFTSPAVPSL, encoded by the coding sequence ATGACTGCTGAAGCCTGGATCATTGACGGTTATGTCGACGAACCAGCCTGTCTCGGCGTTCCGCCATATATCTCACCTTATATCAGAACTGTCGCCGGCGTGCTCATATCCCACGGGTTTTCTGTCAGATATTGTACCATTGATCAGGTAAGAGGAGATCATACCTTTCTCACACGGGCTGACAGATCTGATATTGTTGTGATGATTGCAGGAGTTACAGTCCCTGGCAAATACCTTGGTGGAACTCCTGCTGGATATACTGATATCAGGCAGATTGGATCGTCCCTTCGAAATCCGACTACATATCTTGGCGGCCCGGTTCTTTTTGGGTCCTCGCCTGGAGGTGGGATGAAAGCCATGCGCCAGGAGGAATTCGGATTTGATCAATTGTTACAAGGATCTCCTGCCACGGCTCTGGATTCAATCCTGAATGGATCAAACTCAGTTGCTTCCCATTCGTACTCTGTTGAGGATGAATGGGCAATTGCCGGTGCTGGTATTGTCAGAGATCATCCTCTCTTCCCATATGTCCTCTGCGAGCTGGAGACTTCACGCGGCTGTTCACATGCAGAATCCGGAGGATGCTCGTTCTGTACCGAGCCATTTTATGGTAAACCGGTATACCGGGATATTACCGGGATCCAGGCAGAAGTTCAAGCCCTCTCAGATCATGGGGTAAGGCATTTCAGGCTCGGCCGGCAACCGGATCTTCTCACGTATCAGGCTGGTCCTGGAGAGTTTCCAGTCCCAAGGCCTGAAATTCTTGAAGAATTATTTACGGGAATCCGAACTGCTGCACCTGAGATCCAGACCCTGCACATCGATAATATCAACCCGGGAACAATAGCACGACATCCGGATGCCTCAAGAGAGGCGCTTTCTGTTATAGTCAAAGGTCATACTCCCGGCGATGTTGCAGCATTTGGGATGGAGACCGCTGATCCTGCTGTTGTCAAAGCCAACAACCTCAAGGCTGATCCTGATATGGTGATGGAGGCTGTCAGGATTGTCAATGAAGTTGGTGTTTCTCGGGACAACGGAGTTCCTCACCTGCTCCCAGGCCTGAACTTCATTTGTGGACTAGCCGGTGAGACTTCTGACACGTACCGCTTGAACAGGGAGTTTCTAGAAAGAATCATGAGAGAGAACCTTCTTGTCAGAAGAGTAAACATCAGGCAACTGATGCCATTTGAGGGAACCCGTGCATGGTCAGAACATGCTCTTCCGGTAGATGAGCGACTCTTTCGTCAGTTCAAGGAGGATGTACGAAAACGGTTTGATCTTCCGATGCTCAAAATGGTTTACCCGGTAATGACTGTCTTACGAGATGTCATTATTGAAGAATCTGGTGATACCTCGTTTGGAAGACAACTGGGCTCTTATCCCATTCTGGTTGGTATACCTCTGAAGATCCCAGTTAAAGCAATCCTGAACGTAGTCATTGTGGATCATGGGATGCGTTCTGTGACTGGTCTGCCCTGGCCTGTCCCGATCAATGATCTTCCTGCAAAAGTCATCAAATGGATACCCGGGCTCCCCAAATCTGCTCAAGCCCGGATTCTTGCCAAACGTCCTTTCAATACATTGGAGTCACTTGAAAAGGCAACTGGAGTCAGGCTCCAGCCTGACCTTTTTGTATTTACATCTCCCGCAGTTCCATCACTGTGA
- a CDS encoding HEAT repeat domain-containing protein, producing the protein MISVFRPDPERMRLKGDLDGLIKIVRTSSDTPLRVESALALGRMQTPRAVPELISLLSDPDPRVVDAASEALEFIGKPAVRPLIESYNSADETVTRWLHRTLLRLGPSVVQEILACTPILNEAGEERASYTLLSYGKPVLPILVSALGSEERRTARMAEAMIETAGREAVPYLIQALDNQDEEVRARSAALLILLGDQVVADLLSSCSQDRDETRDLKFYIIQEIGRPALEPLYDSLKDPNPVTSSMALKVFMEIGDAAIVPLIRGLYDEDPEIRAVSENALIRIGEPVVEHLIREIPLHKENDREQISSVLIRIGEPGIPHLTQALFNPSADIAKTISGILPRLGSVSAPWLLQEIEERGDEATGPVSRVFREMGRLAFPILEDAIPTRGGKTATFAIRMLREIDPVRAIDPLIEALSNHDNRVREAAMDELMQMGDMVTPRFIHVLSSGNENAAMLADTALRQMGSDAAPDLADALGDALSADPAKISSILSDIGSDAVPYLIPMIVPGSPGQTHAYSIIKNQGAKAVPELLNALGSAGPDLTRAIKDLLAISFEKEPGVFIEQMMKQGKGVSLDTIREIIRSSPEQVIPHLINLINTGDADQVQFAGDLLGQFGESAIKPLIESLKHEEDEEQKLVLTSFLVKMGPAAVPALIEILRDPELVVYAVAALGSIGEPAVPSLMDLLNDQDEEVVNYAGLSLARIGEPAIPPLFNLFNEDKTMVPLISSIFANMGGVALPRLLDEFKALETTGQQGSERGISLMSMILDISMNDAPQMHHLFSLKDPEMQRMLTGILVSKGTTVIDPIISALLSWTKQTTPHLVLQTFASMKAQVITRVHQVMEQLQDRDLRMIPLIHLLGDLKDPSSAPIIFKSLHDSDRRIRIAAVHELGKFGREALDPLTSALQDEDREVRVAAIESMGDIGLPVLDQLLTALKDEDGDIRAAAINGIGKIGEPAMFMLIQALTDTDRRVRQDVVRLLQGFGWEPKYTTDRLSYLFAREDWDTLIKIGPPSMDILARGVQDPDPEVSNACREALKQIKSRLPTV; encoded by the coding sequence ATGATCTCAGTATTCAGACCTGATCCTGAACGGATGCGACTGAAAGGGGATCTTGACGGACTAATAAAAATTGTCAGAACATCTTCTGATACGCCCCTCAGGGTAGAATCTGCACTTGCTCTTGGGAGGATGCAGACACCGCGTGCAGTTCCTGAATTAATATCACTTCTCAGTGACCCTGATCCCAGAGTCGTGGATGCAGCATCAGAAGCGCTTGAGTTTATAGGAAAACCAGCAGTCCGCCCTTTGATAGAGAGTTACAACAGCGCTGATGAAACAGTCACACGCTGGCTGCACAGAACATTGCTCAGACTTGGCCCGTCGGTTGTTCAGGAAATCCTGGCATGTACTCCAATCCTGAATGAAGCAGGAGAGGAACGGGCTTCATATACTCTTCTTAGTTATGGCAAACCAGTTCTTCCAATCCTGGTTAGTGCCCTGGGTTCTGAAGAGCGTCGTACTGCACGGATGGCAGAAGCCATGATCGAGACAGCCGGTCGTGAAGCTGTCCCATACCTGATCCAGGCTCTTGATAATCAGGATGAGGAGGTCAGGGCGCGTTCGGCCGCACTTCTTATTCTCCTTGGTGATCAGGTCGTTGCTGATCTACTCTCCTCATGCTCACAGGACCGGGATGAAACCCGCGATCTTAAATTCTATATTATTCAGGAGATTGGCAGACCTGCTCTTGAACCTCTGTATGATTCACTAAAAGATCCCAACCCGGTTACCTCCTCAATGGCACTCAAGGTCTTCATGGAGATCGGTGATGCAGCTATCGTGCCCCTTATCAGGGGATTATACGATGAAGATCCGGAGATTAGAGCGGTTTCAGAGAACGCATTGATAAGGATAGGGGAACCTGTTGTTGAACACCTTATCAGGGAGATTCCACTTCACAAAGAGAATGACCGGGAACAGATCAGTTCAGTCCTGATACGAATCGGTGAACCGGGAATTCCTCACCTTACTCAGGCGCTATTCAATCCTTCAGCTGATATTGCCAAGACAATTTCAGGCATTCTTCCAAGGCTGGGATCGGTATCAGCTCCCTGGTTACTTCAGGAGATTGAAGAAAGAGGAGATGAAGCAACCGGTCCGGTGTCACGGGTGTTCAGAGAAATGGGCAGACTGGCTTTTCCGATCCTGGAAGATGCCATTCCAACCCGTGGAGGAAAGACTGCCACATTTGCCATTCGAATGCTGAGGGAGATCGATCCGGTAAGGGCCATTGATCCTCTAATTGAAGCCCTCTCTAATCATGACAACAGGGTTCGTGAAGCGGCAATGGATGAATTGATGCAGATGGGTGACATGGTGACGCCCCGGTTCATTCATGTTCTCTCTTCAGGTAATGAGAATGCTGCGATGCTTGCAGATACAGCACTCAGACAGATGGGTTCTGATGCAGCACCTGACCTGGCAGACGCACTTGGTGACGCATTATCAGCAGATCCGGCAAAGATTAGTTCGATTCTTTCTGATATCGGGAGTGATGCTGTGCCCTACCTCATCCCGATGATTGTCCCGGGAAGCCCGGGACAGACTCATGCATACAGTATTATCAAAAATCAGGGAGCAAAAGCAGTTCCAGAATTACTCAATGCGCTTGGGTCGGCAGGACCTGATCTTACCAGGGCAATTAAGGATCTTTTAGCAATATCATTTGAAAAGGAACCCGGAGTTTTCATAGAACAGATGATGAAACAGGGAAAAGGAGTCAGCCTGGATACAATACGTGAGATTATCAGGTCCTCTCCAGAGCAGGTAATTCCCCATCTCATCAATTTGATCAATACTGGTGACGCTGATCAGGTCCAGTTTGCAGGTGATCTCCTCGGACAGTTTGGAGAATCTGCGATAAAACCATTGATAGAAAGTTTGAAACACGAAGAAGATGAGGAACAGAAACTGGTTCTCACCTCGTTTCTGGTAAAAATGGGACCTGCCGCTGTTCCTGCTCTTATTGAGATTTTGAGGGATCCTGAACTCGTAGTCTATGCTGTCGCAGCACTTGGATCAATTGGAGAGCCAGCAGTTCCCTCTCTGATGGATTTGCTTAATGATCAGGATGAGGAGGTCGTCAACTATGCAGGACTATCACTTGCCAGAATAGGGGAACCTGCAATTCCTCCCCTCTTTAATCTCTTTAACGAAGATAAGACGATGGTTCCGCTGATTAGCAGTATATTTGCTAATATGGGAGGAGTGGCATTACCACGTCTGCTTGATGAGTTTAAAGCACTCGAGACAACAGGGCAGCAGGGAAGTGAGCGCGGAATCTCATTGATGTCTATGATCCTGGATATCTCAATGAATGATGCTCCACAGATGCACCATCTTTTCAGTCTCAAGGACCCAGAAATGCAAAGGATGCTCACGGGTATTCTGGTGAGTAAAGGAACCACGGTAATAGATCCCATTATCAGTGCTCTGTTAAGCTGGACCAAACAGACGACACCACATCTGGTTTTACAGACATTTGCAAGTATGAAAGCGCAGGTGATCACAAGGGTCCACCAGGTAATGGAACAACTGCAAGATCGGGATCTTAGAATGATACCCCTCATTCACCTCCTCGGGGATCTTAAGGATCCCTCATCTGCCCCTATCATCTTCAAATCACTTCATGATTCAGACCGCAGAATCAGGATTGCAGCTGTTCATGAACTTGGAAAGTTTGGGCGAGAAGCGCTTGACCCACTTACCAGTGCATTGCAGGATGAAGATCGTGAAGTAAGGGTTGCGGCCATTGAATCAATGGGCGATATTGGTCTTCCCGTTCTTGATCAACTGCTAACAGCTCTCAAAGATGAAGACGGAGACATCAGGGCGGCGGCTATCAATGGGATAGGAAAGATCGGAGAACCTGCAATGTTCATGCTTATCCAGGCGCTCACTGACACGGATCGAAGAGTGCGCCAGGATGTTGTCCGACTGCTTCAGGGATTTGGGTGGGAGCCAAAGTACACCACAGATCGGTTGAGTTACCTCTTTGCACGAGAAGACTGGGATACACTAATCAAGATAGGTCCACCAAGCATGGATATTCTTGCCCGCGGAGTTCAGGATCCGGATCCTGAAGTGAGCAATGCCTGTCGTGAAGCCCTGAAACAGATCAAAAGCAGACTACCAACTGTCTGA
- the pyrI gene encoding aspartate carbamoyltransferase regulatory subunit, giving the protein MNSDKYQEGLLISAIQNGTVIDHITGGEALIVLRILGITGSTNECVSVATNVVSSALGRKDVVKIENRELKDEEVDRIALIAPKATINIIRERRVVEKKGVDIPDTLIGVLRCPNPCCITNTNEPVSSRFSVQGKRLICDYCDTVIGSDISSHII; this is encoded by the coding sequence ATGAACAGCGACAAGTACCAGGAAGGGCTGCTGATAAGCGCAATTCAGAACGGAACTGTGATCGATCACATTACTGGTGGCGAAGCCCTGATTGTTCTTCGGATCCTAGGAATTACAGGGAGCACAAATGAATGTGTCAGTGTTGCCACCAATGTGGTGAGTAGCGCTCTTGGTAGAAAAGATGTTGTCAAGATAGAGAACAGGGAGCTCAAGGACGAGGAAGTAGACAGGATTGCCCTCATCGCTCCTAAGGCAACAATCAATATTATCAGAGAAAGAAGGGTTGTTGAGAAGAAAGGTGTAGATATTCCGGACACCCTTATCGGAGTTCTCAGGTGTCCAAACCCGTGCTGTATTACCAATACCAATGAGCCGGTGAGCAGCAGGTTCTCAGTTCAGGGAAAACGACTTATTTGTGATTATTGTGACACAGTTATCGGGTCTGACATATCATCACACATCATCTGA
- a CDS encoding gamma carbonic anhydrase family protein: MNIHQHIPQAAFVAPNATVIGEVAAGPDIGIWYGAVIRADKDQISIGARSNIQDNCVVHTSTGHAVSIGEDVSVGHGAILHGCTVKDRVLVGMGAIVLNGAIVGEESIIGAGALVSEGKEIPPRSLVLGVPGKVVRQVTDEEVAATLQNASSYVKLAREHAGE; the protein is encoded by the coding sequence ATGAATATCCATCAGCATATTCCACAGGCTGCATTTGTTGCACCGAATGCTACCGTCATAGGAGAGGTCGCTGCAGGCCCTGATATCGGGATCTGGTATGGAGCGGTGATACGGGCAGATAAAGATCAGATATCCATCGGTGCACGTTCCAATATTCAGGATAATTGTGTTGTACATACATCTACGGGCCATGCAGTTTCTATCGGTGAAGATGTCTCTGTTGGACATGGCGCTATTTTACATGGATGCACAGTCAAGGATAGAGTTCTTGTCGGGATGGGGGCCATCGTTCTGAACGGTGCAATTGTTGGTGAGGAGAGTATCATCGGAGCTGGGGCCCTGGTTTCAGAAGGAAAGGAAATTCCTCCCAGATCATTAGTACTCGGTGTTCCGGGAAAAGTAGTAAGGCAGGTGACAGATGAAGAGGTTGCTGCCACATTACAGAATGCCTCATCGTACGTGAAACTGGCACGGGAGCATGCGGGTGAGTGA
- a CDS encoding DHH family phosphoesterase, protein MQDYRLPGVPGNRTYLICGCGSVGYLILEELKKEGGRLLCMDNNPERVQELREQKIEAFLRDMLDADMLHGIADFNVAFVVSDSHEANSVAMRTIREKYPRVHVVARAVDPISEKDLIQEGADLVLYPQQVVASAAIDHLQKFQKHHLSKQLFDILSSWTGTLGIITHTNPDPDAISSAMALAAISKKANPQLETHILYDGIIGHQENRTLVNLLDIKMEKVRPETLAECSHLALVDSKGPGINNGLLSTTPVDIIIDHHYEPQAGTVIRAPFVDVRQSAGACATILTEYLIELEIEPDQMVATALLYGIRADTKQFRRNVTPRDLEYSAFLLKYSDEDLLEKIMSPQYAHETIDIIGDAINNRKTKNGYLFSNVGYVRNRDALPQAADLLINLEGISTALVYGITDDAIIMSGRNRDLRLNLGNVMSEAFSDLGDAGGHATMAAASIPLHVFSSVREKKGLLEMVIEPILQNFYRLVGLLEDETGEV, encoded by the coding sequence ATGCAGGATTATCGCCTCCCGGGAGTTCCCGGCAACAGAACCTATCTGATCTGCGGGTGCGGGAGTGTGGGGTATCTTATTCTGGAGGAGCTCAAAAAGGAGGGCGGAAGACTCCTCTGCATGGATAATAATCCCGAACGGGTTCAGGAGCTAAGAGAACAGAAGATAGAGGCATTCCTGCGTGATATGCTCGATGCCGATATGCTCCATGGTATCGCAGATTTTAATGTGGCTTTTGTTGTCAGCGATAGCCATGAAGCAAACAGTGTGGCCATGCGAACGATCAGGGAGAAGTACCCGCGAGTTCATGTGGTTGCACGTGCGGTAGATCCTATTAGTGAGAAAGATCTCATACAGGAAGGTGCTGACCTGGTCCTTTACCCACAACAGGTTGTCGCATCAGCTGCAATAGATCATCTTCAGAAATTTCAAAAACATCATCTCTCCAAGCAACTGTTTGATATTCTAAGTTCCTGGACCGGGACACTGGGAATCATTACCCATACTAATCCTGATCCTGATGCAATATCAAGTGCCATGGCTTTGGCCGCAATATCAAAAAAGGCTAATCCACAACTTGAAACTCATATCCTGTACGATGGAATCATCGGTCACCAGGAGAACAGAACTCTTGTAAACCTTCTTGATATCAAGATGGAGAAAGTACGACCTGAAACACTTGCAGAGTGCTCGCATCTCGCCCTTGTTGATAGTAAAGGGCCAGGCATCAACAACGGTCTGCTTTCAACAACTCCTGTTGATATCATCATCGATCATCATTATGAACCACAGGCAGGAACTGTCATCCGGGCTCCTTTTGTTGATGTCAGGCAGAGTGCGGGAGCCTGTGCAACGATTCTTACAGAATACCTGATAGAACTGGAGATTGAACCTGACCAGATGGTTGCAACCGCACTGCTTTATGGTATCAGGGCTGATACAAAGCAGTTCAGAAGGAATGTAACTCCCAGGGATCTTGAATACTCGGCATTTCTGCTCAAGTACAGTGATGAAGACCTGCTTGAGAAGATCATGTCACCCCAGTATGCTCATGAGACGATCGATATCATTGGGGATGCAATCAACAACCGCAAGACCAAGAATGGTTATCTCTTCTCAAATGTCGGGTATGTTCGCAACCGTGATGCCCTTCCACAGGCTGCTGATCTGCTCATCAACCTGGAGGGAATAAGCACGGCTCTTGTGTACGGGATTACTGATGATGCGATCATCATGTCTGGCCGCAACCGCGACCTTCGGTTGAACCTCGGGAATGTGATGAGCGAGGCCTTTTCTGATCTTGGTGATGCCGGTGGTCATGCAACAATGGCTGCTGCAAGTATTCCGCTCCATGTTTTCTCATCAGTGCGGGAGAAAAAAGGGCTTCTTGAAATGGTTATAGAGCCGATCCTGCAGAATTTTTACCGGCTCGTCGGGTTGCTGGAGGACGAGACCGGTGAGGTATGA
- a CDS encoding CoB--CoM heterodisulfide reductase iron-sulfur subunit A family protein, translating into MSEVVVIGGGIAGITAALDLANHNIHVHLIEREPTIGGHMAMLDKTFPTNDCSMCILSPKMVDAARHPKISLHTCTEVTRIEGDVGDFTVHVTRHPRYIKESECTGCDDCVAICPVEVYNKFDAGLGVRKAIYKSHPQVVPNIVIRDAEHCINCGLCYSVCGKKAILRDHEDGEEQAFIKASAVIVSTGYEVFDATKKPAYHYLRIPDVISSIEFERMINASGPTSGALKKRSDGTKPKKIVFIQCVGSRDCAIGSPSCSAVCCMYAIKNALLIKEKSPDTEVTVLYMDIRAYGKGYEEFYERAIRAGVRFVRGLPGDLYQNNAHIRVHVENTENQEIIKIDADLVVLSVGIRPQTDAAEIAKRLNISLDDTGFYASVDQKSEHISAIRPGIFLAGTCREPMDIPDTVAEGGAAAMRAVIRCMKGEHAAL; encoded by the coding sequence GTGAGTGAGGTTGTTGTCATCGGTGGCGGTATTGCAGGTATCACTGCGGCTCTCGATCTGGCAAATCATAATATCCATGTTCACCTGATCGAGCGTGAGCCGACCATTGGCGGACACATGGCAATGCTGGACAAGACCTTCCCAACCAATGACTGTTCCATGTGTATTCTCAGTCCAAAAATGGTGGATGCTGCCCGACATCCAAAGATATCTCTCCACACGTGTACTGAAGTAACACGTATTGAAGGTGATGTGGGAGATTTCACAGTACATGTCACCAGGCATCCCCGTTACATAAAAGAGTCTGAATGTACCGGATGTGACGACTGTGTTGCGATATGTCCTGTTGAGGTATACAATAAATTTGACGCAGGACTTGGAGTCCGTAAAGCTATCTACAAGTCCCATCCACAGGTTGTTCCAAATATTGTAATCCGAGATGCAGAACACTGTATCAACTGCGGACTCTGTTATAGTGTCTGTGGAAAGAAGGCAATTCTTAGAGATCATGAGGATGGAGAAGAGCAGGCCTTCATCAAAGCTTCAGCGGTTATTGTCTCAACCGGGTATGAAGTATTTGATGCTACAAAGAAGCCTGCGTATCATTACCTCAGAATTCCTGATGTTATAAGCAGTATCGAATTCGAGAGGATGATCAACGCAAGCGGGCCAACGAGTGGAGCCTTAAAAAAACGTTCAGATGGTACCAAGCCAAAGAAGATTGTTTTTATCCAGTGTGTAGGCTCTCGTGATTGTGCAATCGGATCTCCTTCATGTTCAGCCGTGTGCTGCATGTACGCCATTAAAAATGCCCTGCTCATCAAAGAAAAATCTCCAGACACCGAGGTAACCGTGCTTTACATGGACATCAGGGCATATGGAAAGGGTTACGAAGAATTCTATGAGCGGGCAATTCGTGCAGGAGTGAGATTTGTGAGAGGTCTTCCCGGAGATCTTTATCAGAATAATGCTCACATCAGAGTTCATGTTGAAAACACGGAAAACCAGGAAATCATAAAAATTGACGCGGATCTGGTAGTCCTTTCTGTCGGAATCAGACCCCAGACCGATGCTGCGGAGATTGCCAAGCGGTTAAATATCAGCCTGGACGACACCGGATTCTATGCCAGCGTTGATCAAAAATCTGAACATATTTCAGCAATAAGACCCGGCATATTCCTCGCAGGAACCTGCCGGGAACCGATGGATATACCAGATACTGTTGCCGAAGGCGGAGCTGCAGCAATGCGTGCGGTCATCAGATGCATGAAGGGGGAGCATGCAGCCCTCTGA
- a CDS encoding phosphopantetheine adenylyltransferase — translation MKVMVGGTFDPLHDGHRFLISRAFDIAGPDGKVIIGLTSDAFADRKSHPIHPYKDREADLLAFLKEKNVPPIWMIEELHDRFGSTLDADFDALIVSEETFPVAKEINQLRRNKKRPCVEIHQIRCVLAEDGKWISSTRIWRGEIDVHGHVIDHQSQASTKSDDV, via the coding sequence ATGAAGGTGATGGTTGGGGGAACCTTTGACCCTCTGCATGACGGGCACCGGTTTCTTATCAGTCGTGCCTTTGATATTGCCGGTCCGGACGGAAAAGTAATTATTGGTTTGACCAGCGATGCTTTCGCAGATCGTAAATCTCATCCGATTCATCCTTATAAAGATCGGGAAGCAGACCTGCTGGCATTTCTAAAAGAAAAAAACGTACCCCCTATCTGGATGATAGAAGAACTTCATGACAGGTTCGGATCAACCCTCGATGCTGACTTTGATGCCCTTATTGTGAGTGAAGAGACATTTCCTGTAGCTAAAGAGATAAACCAGTTACGTAGGAATAAAAAACGTCCATGTGTTGAGATCCATCAAATCAGATGCGTGCTCGCAGAAGATGGAAAATGGATTTCCAGTACCAGAATCTGGCGTGGAGAGATCGATGTGCATGGCCATGTTATCGATCACCAGTCCCAGGCTTCCACCAAATCAGATGATGTGTGA